The Tautonia plasticadhaerens nucleotide sequence GCACGTTCACCGACCTCGCCCCCGAGCTGGGCCTCGACCGCGTCTTCCTGCCGATGGGGTCGAACTTCGGCGATGTCGACGGCGACGGGTATCTCGACCTCTACCTCGCCACCGGGCGGCCCGGCTACTCGTACCTGATGCCCAACGTCCTGCTCCGCAACGACCGGGCCCGGCGGTTCGTCGACGCCACCGCCTCCAGCGGCACCGGCCACCTCCAGAAGGGGCACGGCGTCTCCTTCGCCGACGGGGACGGGGACGGCGACCTCGACCTGTTCGTCCAGCTCGGCGGCGCCGTCCCCGGCGACCGCTCCTACAACGCCCTCTTCCGCAACCCCGGCCACGGGAACCGCTGGGTCACGCTCAAACTCATCGGCATCCGATCCAACCGATCCGCCATCGGCGCCCGGATCCGGGTCGACGTCCGGGAGCCCGGCGGCTCGACCCGGTCGATCCACCGCCTCGTCTCCGGGGGCTCCAGCTTCGGCGGGAATTCGCTGGCCCAGACCATCGGCCTGGGAGACGCCGAGGCGATCGAGTCGGTCACCATCCGATGGCCGATCGCCGGGGCCGAGCCCCAGGTCCTCCGAGGCGTGCCGATCGACCAACTGACCGAAATCGTCGAGCCGGCCGATTGACCGATTGGCCGATCGGGGGCGATCGAACCGGCCTCACTCGTCGGGCAGCCTGCCCAGCTCGACCAGGGACCGGAAGTCCGACGGGCAGACCTCCCAGGAGGACTGATACGTCCGCTCCAGCGGCACCGAGACGTACGAGTCCGGGTCGATCCAGGCGGGCATGTCGGGCATCTCGGCCCCGACCCGAAACGGCTCGATGAAGGCGACCGGCGGCAGGGCGACCCGGTCGTCCCCGGCCCGATACGAGGCCAGCAGCAGCGGCTCGCCCGAGGGCAGGTCGAACGGCGCCTCCTCGATCTCGTCCCAGATCAGCGTGTGCAGCGAGTGCGGATCCCGGGGCCCCGGCGGGAACGGGTCGACGAGCAGGACGTTCACGCCGGCCCTCAGGAACTCCAGCGTCTTCCCCACGAACGACCGCACCGCCGATGCGCTGGCCTTGTTCCCGGGAGAGGCGATCTCGATGATGCAGACCACCTCGCCGAGCCGATGCCGGATGGCCACCCGGTTGGCCCGCTTGAGCAGCGTGTCCCCCTTCGGCTCGACCCTCATCCGGGTCTGGGGTGCCGTCGCGACCCCTCCCGGGGCGCCATCCCTGGCGCGTCCCCGCCGCTCGACTGCCAGCAAGTTCG carries:
- a CDS encoding DUF4058 domain-containing protein; the protein is MPMHDWTRVEPTIFHHFHQQWSVSICDALNAGLLPPGMSALIEPHAAGLIPNLLAVERRGRARDGAPGGVATAPQTRMRVEPKGDTLLKRANRVAIRHRLGEVVCIIEIASPGNKASASAVRSFVGKTLEFLRAGVNVLLVDPFPPGPRDPHSLHTLIWDEIEEAPFDLPSGEPLLLASYRAGDDRVALPPVAFIEPFRVGAEMPDMPAWIDPDSYVSVPLERTYQSSWEVCPSDFRSLVELGRLPDE